A genomic stretch from uncultured Cohaesibacter sp. includes:
- a CDS encoding IclR family transcriptional regulator — translation MAHLGGPADYGEFGRRTLMAGTQTLLRGLSILELVGNGVSSVKGLTDRLQVPRSTITRMIHNLVTEGYLYHVPERGYFLGARLVELGNRAREQRPLAGIARPFLEALSEQVLDTIHLAVPTNDGAIIYLDKINGSRGFQMRSRVGLTMPMAFTGLGKAILMTMDESEWKDFYDFTSSQRHLKDGWPELKSYPEFFSDLSLSKERGYSFDDAENEIGIRCVAAPVFADENNAVASISISSTLNFMPRQRINLLGPVIVRCAQKISRELGWSNEK, via the coding sequence ATGGCTCATTTGGGAGGACCAGCCGACTATGGCGAGTTCGGAAGACGGACTCTTATGGCTGGGACACAGACATTGTTGAGAGGACTATCCATCCTGGAGCTTGTTGGCAACGGGGTGTCGAGCGTCAAAGGTCTGACCGACAGATTGCAGGTGCCGCGCAGCACGATTACGCGGATGATCCACAATCTGGTCACGGAGGGCTATCTCTATCACGTTCCCGAAAGAGGCTATTTTCTGGGTGCTCGCCTTGTCGAACTTGGCAATCGTGCGCGGGAGCAGCGCCCGTTGGCTGGCATTGCGCGCCCATTTCTTGAAGCTCTGTCCGAGCAGGTGCTCGATACGATCCATCTTGCTGTTCCCACCAATGATGGCGCGATCATCTATCTGGACAAGATCAACGGCAGTCGCGGTTTTCAGATGCGCTCACGCGTCGGGCTGACCATGCCCATGGCTTTTACCGGGCTTGGCAAGGCCATTCTGATGACTATGGACGAATCTGAGTGGAAAGACTTCTACGATTTCACGTCAAGCCAGAGACATTTGAAGGACGGTTGGCCCGAGCTGAAAAGCTATCCTGAGTTCTTTTCCGATCTATCCCTCTCCAAAGAGCGGGGCTATAGCTTCGATGATGCAGAAAATGAAATCGGTATTCGCTGCGTAGCGGCGCCCGTCTTTGCCGATGAAAACAACGCCGTTGCTTCCATTTCCATTTCCAGCACACTCAATTTCATGCCCCGGCAGCGGATCAATCTGCTCGGACCGGTGATTGTGAGATGTGCGCAAAAGATTTCTCGTGAACTCGGTTGGAGTAATGAAAAATGA
- a CDS encoding sugar kinase produces MTEQLKIASIGECMIELSPAKGVKGFAEGTKVFRQAFAGDTFNTATYLVRQFSPKAEVSYITGLGSDMQSQSMRETFASEGIKVDHITLVEGKNPGLYMIENDDTGERFFHYWRNDAAAKLMFGGWSVEKIAALLGEFNLVYFSGITLAILDDAQRDNLLAALASLKGKVKVAFDPNFRPALWPDRDKCRAVFSKAAGVTDYALVGCEDHAALWEESDADKIADAWRGWGAGEAIIKGGDNSCIIVNDEGRMEVTPPAKLKPVDTTGAGDSFAAGYIGMRIQDKSVDEAARMAHAIAAKVIMHPGGAIDKAVWSPVQDGEY; encoded by the coding sequence ATGACCGAGCAGCTTAAGATTGCCTCCATTGGCGAGTGCATGATCGAACTGTCGCCAGCCAAAGGCGTCAAGGGATTTGCAGAAGGCACAAAGGTCTTTCGTCAGGCTTTCGCCGGTGACACCTTCAACACCGCAACCTATCTGGTGCGGCAGTTTTCTCCCAAGGCTGAAGTCTCCTATATCACCGGCCTTGGCTCGGATATGCAGAGCCAGAGCATGCGTGAGACATTTGCCAGCGAAGGCATCAAGGTGGACCATATCACTCTGGTGGAAGGCAAAAATCCCGGTCTTTACATGATCGAGAATGACGACACCGGAGAGCGCTTCTTCCACTACTGGCGCAATGATGCAGCTGCCAAACTGATGTTCGGCGGCTGGTCAGTTGAAAAGATTGCCGCGCTGCTTGGGGAATTCAATCTGGTCTATTTCTCCGGTATCACCCTTGCGATTCTGGACGACGCCCAACGCGACAATCTGCTTGCAGCGCTAGCTTCTCTCAAGGGTAAGGTGAAGGTGGCCTTCGATCCCAACTTCCGCCCTGCTCTTTGGCCGGACAGAGATAAATGTCGTGCTGTCTTCAGCAAAGCCGCTGGTGTTACCGATTATGCCCTCGTGGGCTGCGAAGACCATGCCGCACTCTGGGAAGAAAGTGATGCCGACAAGATTGCTGATGCTTGGCGGGGTTGGGGGGCTGGTGAAGCCATCATCAAGGGCGGCGACAACAGCTGCATCATCGTCAATGATGAAGGTCGCATGGAAGTTACCCCTCCGGCCAAACTGAAGCCGGTTGATACCACGGGCGCGGGCGATTCTTTTGCTGCTGGCTATATCGGCATGCGCATTCAGGACAAAAGCGTTGATGAAGCAGCGCGCATGGCCCATGCCATCGCAGCCAAGGTCATCATGCATCCGGGTGGCGCCATCGACAAGGCTGTCTGGAGCCCGGTTCAAGACGGCGAATACTGA
- a CDS encoding GntR family transcriptional regulator — MKLSGTQLEEIERPPSLSDIATEKLRAAISEGEFALGEALSEQKLADRLNISKTPIRHALAQMKVEGLVDVIPQKGTFVFTLSGTDLERFSEYRYILETAALRLAFERNRDGLVAELARIWEKMEEAKRVDKRSHYLDLDLQFHRAMFALCDNQYLAESYRLIEAKVSAIRTYLGRDRIQTTKSFEEHGEMIEVLREGKIEAAITILDFHIGRYHRTFSREVPDISQTKAV; from the coding sequence TTGAAACTGAGTGGAACACAATTGGAAGAAATCGAAAGGCCGCCGTCCTTATCCGATATTGCGACGGAAAAACTGAGAGCCGCTATCAGTGAGGGCGAATTCGCTCTTGGTGAAGCCTTGTCGGAACAAAAACTTGCCGATCGTTTGAATATCAGCAAAACGCCTATTCGCCATGCCTTGGCTCAAATGAAAGTGGAAGGTCTGGTTGATGTGATCCCCCAGAAGGGGACCTTCGTTTTCACCTTGAGCGGAACGGATCTGGAGCGCTTCTCCGAATATCGCTACATTCTGGAAACGGCCGCTCTGCGCTTGGCTTTCGAGCGCAATCGCGATGGTCTTGTTGCTGAGCTGGCCAGAATCTGGGAGAAGATGGAAGAAGCCAAGAGAGTGGACAAACGCTCCCACTATCTTGATCTCGATTTGCAGTTTCATAGAGCCATGTTCGCGCTTTGTGACAATCAGTATCTCGCAGAAAGCTACCGTCTGATAGAAGCCAAGGTTTCTGCGATCCGGACCTATCTGGGGCGTGATCGCATCCAGACCACCAAGAGCTTTGAAGAGCACGGCGAAATGATCGAAGTCCTGCGTGAGGGCAAGATCGAAGCGGCCATCACTATTCTCGACTTCCATATCGGGCGCTACCACCGCACCTTCAGCCGGGAGGTGCCCGATATTTCCCAGACAAAAGCTGTTTGA
- a CDS encoding shikimate 5-dehydrogenase gives MMSTQKPLIGPKTRLCMSLSARPSPFGTRFHNKMYEELGLDFVYKAFSTTDLPAAIGGVRALGIRGCAISMPFKEAVIPLLDALEPSASAIDSVNTIVNDDGYLTGYNTDYIAIYDLLAKARIDPAMPFLLHGSGGMAKAVAAALKNSGHEKGTIVARNEETGRILADLYGFDWAPTTQGLTAPLIINATPMGMQGPEADMLAFGEEIINASDYVFDVVAMPAETPLMLAAQKHGKNCISGAEVIVLQAVEQFALYTGVRPDRALVEKASEFSHAVARQERLQSPS, from the coding sequence ATGATGTCGACGCAAAAACCCCTGATCGGTCCCAAAACCCGTCTGTGCATGTCGCTGTCCGCCCGACCCAGCCCATTCGGCACGCGTTTTCACAACAAGATGTATGAAGAACTCGGGCTTGATTTCGTTTACAAGGCTTTCTCGACAACTGATCTGCCTGCCGCCATTGGTGGCGTGCGTGCGCTTGGCATTCGGGGCTGCGCCATCTCCATGCCCTTCAAGGAAGCGGTGATCCCATTGCTCGATGCTTTGGAACCATCCGCCAGCGCCATTGATAGCGTCAATACCATCGTCAATGATGATGGATATCTGACTGGCTACAACACCGATTATATCGCTATTTATGATCTTCTGGCCAAGGCAAGGATCGACCCGGCGATGCCATTCCTGCTGCACGGCTCTGGCGGCATGGCAAAGGCCGTGGCTGCCGCGCTCAAGAATAGTGGGCATGAGAAGGGCACCATCGTTGCCCGCAATGAGGAGACGGGCCGCATACTTGCCGATCTTTATGGTTTTGATTGGGCTCCGACGACGCAAGGCTTGACCGCGCCTCTCATCATCAATGCAACGCCCATGGGCATGCAAGGGCCGGAAGCCGACATGCTGGCTTTTGGCGAAGAGATCATCAACGCTTCTGACTATGTGTTCGATGTGGTGGCCATGCCTGCCGAAACACCCTTGATGCTGGCCGCGCAAAAGCACGGCAAAAACTGCATATCCGGCGCCGAGGTCATCGTGCTGCAGGCGGTCGAGCAATTCGCGCTTTATACGGGTGTTCGTCCGGACCGCGCTTTGGTTGAAAAGGCTTCGGAATTTTCTCATGCCGTTGCCAGACAAGAGCGACTCCAATCCCCTTCATAG
- a CDS encoding PTS fructose-like transporter subunit IIB, whose amino-acid sequence MATIVGVSASAESRAHTLMAAEALRKVASDQGHDVVMECRAPDEITSPLKEEDIAKADLVILAIDEEIDQAPFKGLTIYKTTTSLAIRDTAGVLAKAFKAAGIPEQASCDQHKEEAVSTSDDTKKRIVAVTSCPTGIAHTFMAADALKKKATAAGHEIKVETQGSVGAKDQLTPEDIAAADVVIISADTHVDESRFAGKPIYRSSVGAAVKDAAGVIASAFNEAETAAPAAGGQSGEKMQSLEEAKAALKASRSGPYKHLLTGVSYMLPVVVAGGLLIALSFVFGIEAFKQEGTLAAALMTIGGGAAFKLMVPVLAGFMAYSIADRPGLTPGLIGGLLAVNLGAGFLGGILAGFLAGYVALWLRDNIKLPRSLEGLMPVLVLPLLSTAIVGLLMVYVIGEPVRYINESLTAMLQGMGQTNAVILGLVLGAMMAFDMGGPVNKAAYAFSVGLLTSDTFGPMAATMAAGMTPPLGLAVATFIAKNRFTEEEREAGKAAFVLGLSFITEGAIPYAARDPLRVIPSIMVGSALTGALSMYFGCGLRAPHGGAFVLAIPHAVSNLSMYILSILIGTAVTTALLVILKRPVNEVPAAVAAE is encoded by the coding sequence ATGGCAACAATTGTAGGCGTATCCGCCAGTGCGGAAAGCCGGGCACATACCCTGATGGCGGCCGAAGCCTTGCGCAAGGTTGCCAGCGATCAAGGCCACGACGTTGTAATGGAATGTCGCGCCCCTGACGAGATTACCTCTCCCTTGAAAGAAGAGGATATCGCCAAGGCGGATCTGGTGATCCTGGCGATCGATGAAGAGATCGATCAGGCCCCTTTCAAGGGTCTGACCATTTACAAGACAACCACAAGTCTGGCCATTCGGGATACAGCTGGAGTATTGGCCAAGGCTTTCAAAGCTGCCGGGATACCGGAACAAGCAAGTTGTGACCAGCATAAGGAGGAAGCCGTGTCCACATCTGATGATACCAAAAAGCGCATTGTCGCTGTTACGTCCTGCCCAACGGGCATCGCTCACACATTCATGGCAGCCGATGCCCTGAAGAAAAAGGCGACCGCTGCAGGTCACGAAATCAAGGTTGAAACCCAGGGCTCCGTCGGGGCCAAGGATCAACTCACCCCGGAAGATATCGCCGCCGCTGATGTGGTGATCATCTCCGCCGACACCCATGTGGACGAAAGCCGTTTTGCTGGCAAGCCGATCTACCGCTCTTCCGTTGGCGCGGCTGTAAAAGACGCCGCAGGTGTGATTGCCTCTGCTTTCAATGAAGCCGAAACGGCAGCCCCTGCCGCTGGCGGTCAGAGTGGCGAGAAGATGCAGTCGCTCGAAGAAGCCAAGGCAGCTCTCAAGGCCAGCCGCTCCGGCCCATACAAGCATTTGCTCACCGGTGTGTCCTACATGCTGCCGGTTGTTGTGGCCGGCGGTCTGTTGATCGCCCTGTCCTTTGTCTTCGGCATTGAAGCCTTCAAGCAAGAAGGCACGCTGGCAGCTGCCTTGATGACCATTGGTGGCGGCGCGGCCTTCAAGCTGATGGTTCCGGTTCTGGCCGGTTTCATGGCCTATTCCATCGCCGACCGACCGGGCCTGACGCCCGGCCTCATTGGTGGCCTCTTGGCTGTCAATCTTGGCGCCGGTTTCCTTGGCGGTATTCTGGCCGGTTTCCTTGCGGGTTATGTGGCCTTGTGGTTGCGTGACAATATCAAGTTGCCCAGATCCCTTGAGGGGCTGATGCCGGTGCTGGTTCTGCCATTGCTTTCGACCGCTATTGTCGGCCTCTTGATGGTCTATGTGATTGGCGAACCGGTTCGCTACATCAACGAAAGCCTGACAGCCATGCTGCAAGGGATGGGCCAGACCAACGCCGTTATCCTTGGTCTTGTTCTGGGTGCCATGATGGCCTTTGACATGGGCGGTCCGGTGAACAAAGCGGCTTATGCCTTCTCCGTTGGCCTTTTGACCAGCGATACCTTCGGCCCGATGGCGGCCACCATGGCTGCTGGCATGACGCCTCCGCTCGGGCTGGCCGTTGCAACCTTCATCGCCAAGAACCGCTTCACCGAAGAAGAGCGCGAAGCTGGTAAGGCGGCCTTCGTACTGGGGCTGTCGTTCATTACCGAAGGGGCAATCCCTTATGCTGCCAGAGATCCACTGCGTGTGATCCCGTCCATCATGGTTGGTTCGGCTCTCACAGGTGCGCTTTCCATGTATTTCGGCTGCGGTCTGCGTGCGCCACATGGCGGTGCCTTCGTGCTGGCCATCCCGCATGCAGTTAGCAACCTGTCCATGTATATCCTGTCCATTCTCATAGGTACGGCTGTCACGACAGCGCTTCTGGTTATCCTCAAGCGTCCAGTGAATGAAGTGCCTGCTGCAGTGGCTGCGGAATAA
- the pfkB gene encoding 1-phosphofructokinase — protein sequence MSAGAKIATVTLNPAIDQTIQIPNFAIGEVNRVASEQSDAGGKGVNVASFLAQFGHKIAVTGFLGKDNAHPFEQLFAHLDIEDQFVRLAGATRVNIKIVDSAKQEITDINAPGLQNCAEGLEALEAAIDQLAANGAEQFVLAGSLPTGLPHSIYRDLISHLKGLGKEVILDASGLSFAAALDAGPDIIKPNVDELSELAGRKLTTHQEIITAARTLTSGRVGLIVVSMGADGALFITEEDVLHAMPKGAVVKSTVGAGDAMVAGILHGRSEGLPLADLARLATGFSLGALGEIGPHLPAQEVIKAFAANVVIEKL from the coding sequence ATGAGTGCTGGGGCAAAAATCGCTACGGTTACCCTCAATCCGGCAATTGACCAAACCATCCAGATCCCGAACTTTGCCATAGGCGAAGTCAATCGGGTTGCCAGCGAACAGTCTGATGCTGGCGGCAAGGGGGTCAATGTGGCCAGCTTTCTCGCCCAGTTCGGGCATAAGATTGCGGTCACCGGATTTCTGGGCAAGGACAACGCCCATCCTTTCGAGCAGCTGTTCGCGCATCTGGATATCGAGGACCAATTTGTTCGGCTGGCAGGGGCGACCCGCGTCAACATCAAGATCGTTGATTCGGCCAAGCAGGAAATCACCGACATCAACGCCCCCGGGTTGCAGAATTGCGCCGAGGGTCTAGAGGCTCTTGAAGCGGCGATTGATCAGTTGGCGGCCAATGGCGCAGAGCAATTTGTGCTCGCAGGCAGCCTGCCTACCGGTTTGCCCCACAGCATCTATCGCGATCTGATCAGCCATCTCAAGGGGCTGGGCAAAGAGGTGATCCTTGATGCAAGCGGGCTCTCCTTTGCTGCCGCTCTGGATGCCGGGCCGGACATCATCAAGCCCAATGTGGACGAACTATCCGAACTGGCAGGCCGCAAATTGACGACCCACCAGGAGATCATCACCGCTGCGCGCACGCTGACCAGTGGTCGGGTTGGTCTCATTGTCGTTTCCATGGGGGCCGACGGGGCCCTGTTTATCACTGAAGAAGACGTGCTGCACGCCATGCCGAAAGGCGCTGTGGTCAAAAGCACGGTTGGCGCAGGCGACGCAATGGTCGCCGGCATATTGCATGGCCGGTCAGAAGGACTTCCGCTTGCGGACCTAGCCCGTCTGGCAACCGGCTTTTCTCTGGGGGCTCTGGGAGAGATCGGGCCTCATTTGCCCGCGCAGGAAGTCATCAAGGCTTTCGCTGCCAATGTGGTCATAGAGAAATTGTGA
- the ptsP gene encoding phosphoenolpyruvate--protein phosphotransferase produces the protein MMQFKESAIRVGAQAHDKSDAIAKVGELLVKSGNIEPGYIKSMLAREEVANTYLGNGIAIPHGIPKDRELIKETGVAVLQLPEGVIWNNDERVHLVVGIAAKSDEHLTILSNLTDVLDDAEEAKRLAVTKDAGDIARRLSGGQDAAVDAQAEDAPEEHELGFEHVVTSPHGLHARPATALVDLSKTFQSSILVRNGNKVGDAKSLIGLLKLGIENGATIRISADGPDAEQALEALFNAFAEGLEDEDEAAAEAAADRSVVSEVASYEGTAIAGISASPGIAFGPVCQLKRGRIVVSEKAEGSQEQEGARLDEALAAAKAELNALHDDMLAKQGAAKADIFKAQGEFLEDPELLGKARDGIAAGASAGWAWKQSFQEQADALAAMKDEILAARALDLRDVGRRLLKLLADKVEDDPDLPDSPVILVADDLTPSDTAGLNPEQVLGLCTASGGPTSHTAIIARSLDIPAVVGAGESCLALHDGAAVILDGSSGLLVADPTDKDTEQAKAAQDAYARQAEAEQNACYQPAIMRDGHRIEVVANIGNVEEANAAVVAGGEGVGLLRTEFQFLQRDTEPSEDEQYEAITAMIKAMNGLPMIIRTLDIGGDKDVPYLSTPEEMNPFLGVRGIRLCLLRDDIFRTQLRAIFRASAHGPIRIMYPMISSMDELRVAKTITEEVRQEVGADPVEIGMMIEIPSAVMMAEDFAREVDFFSIGTNDLTQYALAMDRMHPQLAKMADGLNPAVLRLISMTVEAADAAGIWVGACGGIAGDPLGAKILSGLGVHELSVSIPAIASVKAKVRSLSMAEAKAFAKKALACTEAKEVRALK, from the coding sequence ATGATGCAGTTCAAGGAATCGGCAATCCGTGTCGGTGCACAGGCGCACGACAAGAGTGATGCTATCGCAAAAGTAGGCGAACTGTTGGTCAAATCCGGCAACATCGAACCGGGTTACATCAAGAGCATGCTTGCCCGGGAAGAGGTCGCCAATACCTATCTGGGCAATGGCATTGCAATCCCTCATGGCATCCCCAAGGATCGCGAATTGATCAAGGAAACAGGCGTTGCCGTGCTGCAGCTGCCTGAAGGGGTAATCTGGAACAATGATGAACGGGTGCATCTGGTGGTCGGTATTGCCGCCAAATCCGACGAACATCTGACTATTCTTTCCAATCTCACCGATGTGCTGGACGATGCGGAAGAAGCCAAGCGTCTGGCTGTCACAAAAGATGCGGGCGATATCGCGCGCCGCCTGTCTGGTGGACAGGACGCTGCGGTCGATGCACAAGCAGAGGACGCCCCTGAAGAACACGAGCTGGGCTTTGAGCATGTAGTCACAAGTCCCCATGGGCTGCATGCTCGCCCGGCGACTGCCCTTGTTGATCTCTCCAAAACCTTCCAGTCCAGTATTCTGGTCCGCAACGGCAACAAGGTTGGGGATGCAAAAAGCCTGATCGGTTTGCTCAAATTGGGTATCGAAAATGGGGCGACCATCCGCATCAGTGCAGACGGACCGGATGCCGAACAGGCGCTCGAGGCCCTCTTCAATGCCTTCGCCGAAGGGCTGGAAGATGAGGATGAAGCCGCCGCTGAAGCTGCAGCGGATCGCTCTGTCGTCTCTGAGGTCGCCTCTTACGAGGGCACGGCCATTGCCGGGATTTCTGCTTCTCCGGGCATCGCTTTCGGACCAGTTTGCCAGTTGAAGCGTGGCCGCATCGTGGTGTCTGAAAAGGCTGAAGGATCTCAAGAGCAGGAAGGCGCACGTCTGGATGAGGCGCTTGCTGCTGCCAAGGCTGAATTAAACGCATTGCATGACGACATGCTGGCAAAGCAGGGCGCTGCAAAGGCTGACATCTTCAAAGCACAAGGCGAGTTTCTCGAAGACCCGGAATTGCTTGGCAAGGCCCGCGACGGGATCGCCGCAGGCGCAAGCGCCGGATGGGCATGGAAGCAGAGCTTTCAAGAACAGGCCGACGCTCTTGCCGCCATGAAAGACGAAATTCTAGCAGCCCGTGCTCTGGACTTGCGCGACGTCGGGCGGCGGTTGCTCAAATTGCTGGCCGACAAAGTGGAAGATGATCCCGATCTGCCCGACAGCCCCGTCATTCTCGTTGCCGATGATCTGACGCCTTCGGATACTGCCGGGCTCAATCCCGAGCAAGTGCTGGGTCTTTGCACGGCTTCTGGCGGCCCGACCTCGCACACGGCCATCATCGCCCGCAGTCTCGATATTCCTGCCGTGGTCGGCGCCGGGGAAAGCTGTCTGGCACTCCATGATGGCGCTGCTGTCATTCTGGACGGCTCCTCTGGCCTGCTGGTTGCAGACCCCACGGACAAAGACACCGAACAAGCCAAAGCGGCGCAAGACGCCTATGCACGTCAAGCTGAAGCCGAACAGAATGCTTGCTATCAGCCGGCCATCATGCGCGATGGTCACAGAATTGAAGTTGTTGCCAATATTGGCAATGTAGAGGAAGCGAACGCCGCTGTGGTGGCTGGTGGGGAAGGTGTCGGGTTGCTCAGAACGGAATTCCAGTTCCTGCAGCGCGACACCGAGCCCAGCGAAGATGAGCAATATGAAGCCATCACCGCCATGATCAAGGCCATGAACGGCTTGCCGATGATCATCCGCACGCTGGATATCGGGGGCGACAAGGATGTGCCTTATCTCTCCACGCCTGAAGAGATGAACCCCTTCCTCGGTGTTCGTGGCATCCGCCTTTGCCTGCTGCGCGACGACATTTTCCGCACGCAGCTGCGGGCCATCTTCCGAGCTTCTGCGCATGGACCGATCCGCATTATGTATCCGATGATTTCATCCATGGATGAATTGCGGGTTGCCAAGACTATCACCGAAGAAGTGCGTCAGGAAGTGGGCGCTGATCCGGTCGAGATTGGCATGATGATCGAGATCCCGTCTGCGGTGATGATGGCCGAAGACTTTGCCCGCGAGGTGGACTTCTTCTCCATCGGCACCAACGATCTTACGCAATATGCCCTTGCCATGGACCGGATGCACCCGCAACTGGCCAAGATGGCTGATGGCCTGAACCCGGCAGTTCTGCGCCTCATCAGCATGACAGTGGAAGCAGCTGACGCTGCTGGCATCTGGGTTGGCGCGTGTGGCGGCATTGCCGGCGATCCGCTCGGAGCGAAGATCCTCTCCGGCCTCGGTGTGCATGAGTTGAGCGTCAGTATTCCGGCTATCGCGTCGGTCAAAGCCAAGGTGCGCAGCCTTTCCATGGCAGAGGCCAAGGCTTTTGCCAAGAAGGCTTTGGCTTGCACTGAGGCGAAAGAGGTCCGCGCGCTGAAATAG
- a CDS encoding ROK family transcriptional regulator, whose translation MAKKGRRSGSGGDGSFGFNQKKVRAYNERLVLSLIQRHGALAKSEITRRSGLSAQAVSVIIGELEKDGLLLRGDPIRGRVGQPSIPMRLNPDGVFSFGLKVGRRSADLILIDFAGQTRASNRITYSYPMPDLVMAFATQGIREMSQKLDTNQQDKIAGIGIALPSHLWDWEDKVGVSPGTMEVWKQFDVADELEAATGLTAFTQNDCTAACCAEVAFGRGMAFSDSLYIFVGTFVGGGVALNNSIYAGRTQNAGALASMPMPGPNGEKKQLIDFASLFFLEEMLKEKGIDPSLLQHSSYDWSDLDDVLEEWLDKAAHYIALAIVSATAIMDFEVAILDGTMPAAVRESLVEKIRDAITEQDWKGIALPVVLEGTLGSPARALGGASLPLFIRYLLDQNMLFNQS comes from the coding sequence ATGGCCAAAAAGGGGAGACGCTCAGGATCAGGTGGCGACGGCTCTTTCGGATTCAACCAGAAGAAAGTCCGTGCCTATAACGAGCGGCTCGTCCTGTCTCTGATCCAACGCCATGGCGCATTGGCCAAGTCGGAAATCACGCGTCGTTCGGGCCTGTCCGCGCAAGCCGTGTCCGTGATTATCGGCGAGTTGGAGAAAGACGGCCTGCTCTTGCGTGGGGATCCCATTCGTGGGCGCGTCGGCCAACCCTCCATTCCCATGCGCCTCAACCCCGACGGGGTTTTTTCTTTCGGCCTGAAGGTAGGGCGCCGCAGCGCCGATCTCATCCTGATCGATTTTGCCGGGCAAACACGGGCCTCGAACCGCATCACCTACTCCTACCCGATGCCCGATCTGGTGATGGCCTTTGCCACACAGGGCATTCGCGAAATGAGCCAGAAGCTCGATACCAACCAGCAGGACAAGATCGCCGGTATCGGCATTGCGCTGCCCTCCCATCTATGGGATTGGGAAGACAAGGTTGGTGTTTCTCCCGGCACCATGGAAGTCTGGAAGCAATTCGATGTAGCCGATGAGCTGGAGGCCGCAACCGGACTCACCGCCTTTACGCAAAATGATTGCACAGCGGCCTGTTGCGCCGAAGTCGCTTTCGGACGCGGCATGGCCTTTAGCGATTCTCTCTATATCTTCGTGGGCACCTTTGTGGGAGGCGGGGTTGCTCTTAACAATTCCATCTATGCCGGCAGAACCCAGAATGCCGGAGCGCTGGCCTCCATGCCCATGCCGGGCCCCAATGGAGAAAAAAAGCAGCTGATTGACTTTGCTTCGCTCTTTTTTCTCGAAGAGATGCTCAAGGAAAAGGGTATAGACCCCTCCCTGCTGCAGCACAGCTCTTATGACTGGTCGGATCTAGATGATGTGCTTGAGGAATGGCTGGACAAGGCAGCTCACTACATTGCCCTTGCCATCGTCTCAGCAACAGCCATCATGGATTTTGAAGTGGCGATTCTGGACGGCACCATGCCAGCTGCCGTGCGGGAGAGTCTGGTTGAAAAGATACGCGATGCCATAACCGAACAGGATTGGAAAGGCATCGCGCTGCCGGTGGTGCTGGAGGGCACTCTGGGCAGTCCGGCACGAGCTTTGGGCGGCGCGAGCCTTCCGCTCTTCATCCGTTATCTGCTGGACCAGAATATGCTCTTCAACCAGTCCTAG